DNA from Strix aluco isolate bStrAlu1 chromosome 26, bStrAlu1.hap1, whole genome shotgun sequence:
CAAACCGTCGTTCAACCTCTTTCAGTcggagaggtggggagggaaattTGGCTTTTTGTCTGGCTTACCAAGACTCCTTTTCCTGGGCTAGTGATGCCTTGAAGTGAACACCCGGGGCTTCTCCTGCCCGCTGGCGCGGGCTCAGCAGGCTGTTACGGCTGCTGAGGGAGAGCTTGGCCCTCCGGAGGCGGTGGGCAGGAGGCAGTGCCATGGCCATGGCTCCTTCCTCATGTGCTGCTTCGAGAGCTTGCTCTGACCCCAGCTTTACAAACCCGGGATGGCACCAGTCTACAGGAGAGACATCCAGTCAAGATAAAGCATGTGCAGGGGGAAAGGAGCTGGGCTGTGTCTAGGGGATAAAACCTCACCTAGCTCTACGGGCAGTAGTATGTGTGTCACTGGTGTCTGGCTGTGTAGTTAAACTACAGAAGAGAATAGGATACTGGGTTGCAGCAAGTTTGGGGAAGATTGTGCCCAGTCTTACCGGTGCACCCATTCCAGAGCAGTGAGCACACGTGGGTCACCGGAGAGGTGCAGCTTGCTTTAAGCAAAAATGCTGGTAGATGGTTTAGTCAGAGCAGCAAGCTTTGCTCGCTGGGTTGCATTCCTCACTGGTGGTGGCTAAACCTATCACAGGCAGTTGCACAGGCTTGGGTGGCCTTGCTGACCCATCTCTGCTTCATGAAACCCTCTTTTGCTTCTTCCCTTATGTCCTCTTTGTCCCTGAATAGAATGAAGGCTCACAATAGCCGTTTGTACAGGAAGGTCTCTCTGATGTTGATGTGACCGTGGATGAGATCAGTGGATCCTCCTTGGAGGCCAGTGTTGCTGGGCTTGGCACCCTTACTGATTTTAGCAATCTGGAAATGCTTTATATTAAGCATGTGCAAAAtactaaaattactttttttaatgggCTCTCTCTCCTGCATGCTGCTTTCCTTTACTTCCCAGAACTAAGGGGCATTAGAGAAGATACATGATTTTTGCAGGACAATCATTTCTTTGTCAAAGCATCTTCCTAAAATATacctgaaaaaaatatcttccatCTTGTTCCAAGAGTTGGTCTATGCAATGGTTTTGCAGGTATTCAGAAAATGAGGAAGGTGAGTTGTGCAGGGATCAGATTTGGATGTTTATTTGTGCACAAAAGCCGACCACGCTGCCTGAGCCACTCATGTTCCTGGCTCCAAGACCTCTTGGGCCAGTGCTGGCCTGCTCTGGCGAGGCTCACGAGCCCTCGGGCTGCCCTGGCTCTCAGAGGGCACGGCTGGCTTCCGAGAGCTGTGGCCagcacttctcctcctcctcctcactggaAAGGGGGTGAAGCAACGGGCAGAGCAGTGCTAGCAGCTGGGCTGCGtgtgctgccagcacaggcaCATCAGGTCCTCTCCCCAGTACTGCCTTCTGATGAAATATATGCAAATTGCTGTACTGCAGCATTAAGTAGTCTTTACCTGGTTTGggatgctctgcctgctgcagttCCAGTGGAAGGTGTGCCGTGGTGCCCACCTCAGAGTAATCTCTGCTTGGTAGTTAGTCAGATGCCTCAAAATCACGAGTTTAGATCCATTTCAAAGTTCCTTATGAGCTTTATTCCAGCACCAGCTGTTCTTATTCTGCATCTAAATGTCAGGTCTTGAGCTCTGTGTGCCTTTTGCTTCAGGGCTTTGCAGAAACACGGCCCAGGGGGCTCAGTGCTGCTCCCCCACCCCgactctgtgtgtgcaggggtcggggaggggggggggggggcggggagagggtgggaagctgcaggagcaggaggggatgCAGTCTGCTTGGGGATTGTGCAAATAGTTCCTGCTTGCAAAAGGGCACTTTCCtcacccccactccccccccagGGAGGGCTGTGAGAAACTCTGACTGGCATCGCTGGGCTTGGGCTTTGCTGTGAGCAGAGGGCGTGTTGGCAGGAGTGCTCAGCGCGTCGCCGCTCCTTTCCTGGCAgcctgggggctggggctgctgcgggACGGTGCTCACGTCCAGCTGGCTGTTAGAAACCCATTTCCTTCATGAAAAGGCGTCATCCTGCCAACCTCTATTAATGAAGAACAGCCTTAAATAATGGAGTAAGCTCTGACTGTGGAGCAATGGCAAGGACTCTCTCCTGGTGATTTGACTAACAGTTTTCAGGCTTGGATTTACATTTCGATACCCCCCTCTGCTCTGAGAGCGGCCCTACCCTGCCCAGGGCCGCTGTGGACCGACAGTGGTGGTTGGATCCTGGCTCGCCAGGGCAGAAGCGGTGTGTGCTTTCCGTGCCAGAACAGGCACTCGCTACAGAAAGTGTCTCACTGCCCTGGTGAGCAGAGGTGACAGTTTTCCCACATGCAAggctttgtatttgttttccttcattcgctaggagaagaagaagaaaaagaagcacaagAGTAAGCAGTCCTCCGAGTCGGACTCAGACAGCTCGGACTCGGACAGCGAAGGGGCTCAGCCAGCCAGCAAGAGGAGCAAGCATTCGGGGAAGCCCAGCAAGGctcagaagaagaagaagaaaaagaagcataagAAGAAGACCCGGGACTgagcgggcagcgggcgggggtACCAGCGCTGTGAGTCCCTGGCGCAGCCCGCGAGGAGCGAGCAGAACCAAACCAGCGCTCCCCTCGCTCCAGGGACAAGGAGTTTCCTTCTATCAGTATCGCTCGGCGCGCGGAGTTACAGGTGTTGACTTTGGTACGAGTGTCCTCTGTTACCTTAGGCGTGAGCTGCCGTTTTCTCCCACCGTTAAGCTCTCCTGCCAAAATCAGCTAATTACACTTCTCGCTCAGCACCTCTCCCACCCTGTAGCCTCCTGTTTCGCTGGGTGAGCTGCCAGCGCTGGCGGTTGCCCTGGCCAGCACTGTCCTGGCCAGCGTGGCCAGCAGCACCAGTCTGCATGCCCTCAGCCTCCACCCAGCTGCCTGGGAGAGGTGGAGCCGCGCAGCCGTGCTCGGGACGGGGCTGGTGGTCGCTGGGCCCGGCTTGGCTTTGGTCTGCAAACCTGCCCCCAGCCTCGCTCCTTGTGTCCGCAAACAGCGGGAGCGGAAAGTAAGGAGCAAAGTGGGGAGCGGAGATATTTTAAGTAAACATTAACTGTGGTGTGTTTGCTGCCTTGgtaagtgatggaaaaaaaaatctctccaatCTCCAGTTGTACTTTGTACTGGGTCTTTTCTTTTGTGTGCTCCACGGTTCACCTTGGGCAGTGGAAAAATAGCTGTGGGAAGGGATGAGACCTGCAttaaagatttgtttttttttttttttttccccaagtcctgACTGTTTTCAGCAGTTCCCCAGGCTGGGAAGGGGGTGTGGGATGAGGTGACCCCTTCGGGAAGCTTGGTGCCTTCTGGTAAGGAGCAACTGGAGCATAAATCTTGTAACTGGAGCTGAAGGTCAGGGGGGAAGGGGTGGCAGAGGGCAGGGCCCTCGCGGGCTGGGGCTGTGGTTGTTCCGGGCTGTGGTGACAGCAGAGATGTGACGGGGGCAGCTGAGTCACTCCTGGTGCTTCTGGCTGGAGGGGAAGCGAGAGTGGGGCTGGTGCGTGGGGCTGGTGGTCACCCGTTGGCGTAGCAGGAGGAGGCCTCGGGGTTGCTGGAGGCAGCCTGCCCCGTCTCCCTCTGCTTCGCCTTTTCCAGCGCTTCTTGCCCCAGTTCCCCCTGGCCGAGTCGCCCCTTTTGGGCCGGTTCCCTTCCCAAACCCAGACCCGAAGTGCTCGTGACCTTGACTCCTGGCTCGCCCGCGGCCGGGCGGGTGCCATCAGCTGATGCTTTGGCAGAGCGCAGCGACCTGTGCCAGGGCAGCGGGATCCTGGACCACTGCTGGTAGAGCTGCCCGGGGAGTGAGCtaatattcccccccccccctcccaagaGCAGGAATCTAACTGTAACAACCTCAGGCTACTGCGATCTGGTCATTTAACCCCATCACTGCCAGAGTGCCCGGGCTGGATTTAACCCCCACCCCACTCCTCCCGCAGCCTGGCTGTGACCCGCGTGGCTTCACACTACGGGTGAGCACGTGCCAAAAAAGCCTTTTCCCAAGTAAACTGATCACAGAGCTGTAACAACATGgcctttattatttttccatgtggGTTTTcccattaataaaaaaaaaaaccaaactgtggAACCTCCCCCCAAGCCCCAGGCAGCCCCACGAGGCGATGGGGCCAGGGGCAGCAGGCAGCCCCCATGGGTGCTGCGCCCACCGAGAGCGGGGTAAGCCGTGCCCGGCGTGGGGTGAGGACGGAGGCGATGCGGGGGGGTGAAAGTGGCACCAGGTGACGGGCTGGGGACGGCGTCTATGTCGCCTTCTCGTAGGTGCGGGTGGAGACAACGTTGCCCATGGTGAGAGTCTGGTGACAgagatggcgggggggggggttagCTGTGCCGAGCTGGTGCAGCTGCTGGCTTGCCCTGTCCTGGGctgacccccccgccccgattTAAAACCATTTCTATTTCCTTACCAGAATTAATTTCCCATCCTTCAGCTCCCGGACAAGCGATGtctctttcccttcccacttCTGCACGTGGACGAGTTTGCCTCCATCTAGCTTGACCACGGACTGTGGGGAGAGAGCAAGACCCGCTGTTACCCTCCTCCACAGGGTTTCTTGGCTCTGGGGGGGCTTTGTCCCTCGGAGGGGATGATGCTGGCCGTCCTTGTCCTGGAGCCCCGCGGGGCTGAGGGCCAGGCTGCGGATGCCCCATTCAGCACAGGTCGCATCCTGCTCTGGCTCCCGGCCTGGGCTGCCCCCCAGTAACCCCTCTGTGGGTGCTGTCACGGTGACCCTGCTCTCCCTGACCTGGGACCAGCACAGGGAGCCCTGCCCAGGGCCACATCCTGCTCCGGGGCTGCCAGGACCTGATCCCAGCCGCTCCCCAGCACGGCTGGCTGGCTCGGGGTGCCGGAGGGGATGGCAGAGGTGGGGCAGGTATTGCTGCTTTCAACCGAAGCCGGAGGGCCTGGGAAGGGTTTTTGAAGGGGCTGATCTGGCAAACACGCCTCTGCTCGCCGGGGCCGCTGTTTGCAGAGCCGCTGGTGTTGACTCAGCCCCGAGAGCCCGGCGGTGCCAGGGTTAGCGTGGGAGCTGGCTGGGCACggccgccgggcgggggggggtgtgccgggacaggcagcagcaccggctgcccagccccatcctgccctgtgccccccacccagCTCCTCGAGAGCAGGGTGCTGCCTCTTGCTCGGGTGTTCCCACAGCCCAGGTCCCCACAAGGCTTGGGTGCCCCCCGTGGCTCGGGGTCCGCCCCACAGAACTCAGGTCTCCCCATAGCTGGGTTGTCCCCACTGCTCAGGTGCTTCCAGAGCTTGGGTGCCCCCATATGGCTTGGGTGCCCCACAGCCAGAGTATCCCCACAACTTGGGTGCCCCACACATCCTGGGTGCCCCACAGGTTGGGTGCCCCACAGACTCAGTGCACCCCACGGCGTGGCACACCCCACCTGCCCCATCCTGGGCAGCCCCGTGGCTCAGGGAGCCTTCCTGGCCCCCGCTGCCCTGTCATGTGCCCTCTGGCCACTGGCCGAGGGGCACGCAAAGGGCACGTCCCCGGGCTGCGGGCAGGAGCTCACAGTGGGTCACACGTCTCTGCTGCTTGGGACCGTTTCCACCAGCTCTGCCGGGTGCGAGCGGTGGCAGCGCTGCGGGCAGGGACGTGCTGCCCTGTATCTGCCCGGCACTGTCGCCTTGCTCGCGCTCGTCCCTTTTCAGCCCGTCCTTGCTCTGTGCCCAGCCCTTGTTCTTGCTGCTTTGGAGCCGGGAAGGGATTTTGTGTCCAACAAGCCCCAAGGTCCCCCCTGAGGTGCCCCTGGGCTGGGTGGGGGGCACGGGGCTGCCCGCTGCTCCGTGCATGGAGTATTTACATGGGACCCGTAGGAAGAAGCAGGGGTTGGATCCATCCTGCAAGGGAAAATGTCTCTGCAGGGTGGGAGAAGCCCTGAAAGAGGCTCTGACCCATCTCGAGGtggttttttctttacttttaggGGGAGGAACACCCCGACCTGGAAGGTGTTGGCCTCCCCAGGGACCCCGCGGAGGCATCAGCCAGGCAGGGTTGcccctgcctgcagagctgcctgctttGTGGGGGAAGCAAAGAGGGGGCTCAACAAAGACGCCTTGTGCCCTTCTCCGCCCCGGAGTGGGGACAACgctgccaccccaccacctcccctcgCCTCCTCTTGAGCAAGACCCCGGGCGGGCAGCTGGCGTTTGCAAGCCCGGCTCTTGCACAACCTTCCTGTCAGCCCCGGCCCTGTGCTGCGCCCCGGGGGAAAACCCCACTGCAaaatggggtgggggtgggtggggtggctGGGTGAGCCCAGGCTTGAGCACCAACCCCGGGGGGCAGTTTTTTACCCTTCCATAAGCAAAAGGATGGAGCCCCAGAGCCGAGAGCTGGTGGCTGGACCCGGCAGAACCCACAGACCCTTTCTGGGGGGTCTGGCACcggggggggcagcgctgggggctCACCTTGACGTGCCTGTCGTCTGCCGTGGTCTCGTCAAACTCCTCGCCCAGCTTGAAGCTGATCTCCGTGTTCTTGAAGGTGCTTTGGGTCTTCACCGTGATCTTGTCGCCCTCCACCGTGATGATGGTGGTGGGTTTGGTGAGGCCGGCCATCTGCCGGGTGGCAAAGCCCACACCTGGGGGGTGCAAGGTTGGGGGGGGCTGAGGGCGTGTGGAGGGGCATCACCCTGGAGCTCTTCCTCTCCATGATGGGGGGGGTGAACCCCAAAATTGGTCCCCCCCACTGTCTGGGGGGGCCCCGTGTGTGCTCACTGTGCTTGGGGGGGGGCCTCCAGCGGAGGGGGGGGGCCTGGGAACGCTGCCATTGCTCGGGGACAGATCCTGCACAGGCACCCACTAGCTCCGGGGCTGGGTGGAGTTGGGGGGCACTGGTGTCACCCTCCCCGGGACTGCTCTTTGAGGGGGTACCCCCCCTGCCCAGGAGCTGCACAGGGGCAGAGGCTGCCTGATGGGGGCTTTGTGGGGGGCGATAGATGGAGGCTGGAGGGGTCCCGGGCGGCTCCCTGCACCCTGGCAGGACCATCCCCTCCCTCCATCAAGAGCtgccccccggggggggggcaggggaaggacgAGACCCCCTTACCCAGCCCACAGCCCCGGGCACAAAGCCCCAGAGCTCCCCCATAAACCACCCCCACAGGCAGCAGCGACCCCCCCACCGCCTGCAGCCTCCCCCCAGCCAGAGCCCCGTGTGCTGGAGGGCTCAGCCAgtcagctgggggggggggggcagtgtttaaaaaaaaaaggggggagtgATGTTCTGACtccagccaccccccccccccccgcagaccCCCCCTACTCACCCAATGCCTTCATGTATTCATCGAAATTGGTCGTATCCACCAGCTTCCAGGTGCCCACGAAGGCATCGACCATGgtgagggggtgcagggggggacAGAGCCGCACACGTGTATGGGGGGGCCCGGGGGTCCGGCCGGCTGTGAGCGTGGCTCTGCACCGCCCAGCTCGCAGCTGCCTGCCGGCCTCGCAACCGCCTTAAATAATGTCCTCATCACATGATTGGAAAGAGCACAACCGCGCTCCAGAAATACTCCTCGGCAGCGCTGCCAGCGGCCACCTCGTCCCGGCCACCCGTAACTCGTCACTGGCCACCAACCTCTGCCCGGATCCCCTGGTCACGGAGGGTCAGGTTGGGTAGGGTCACAGATGGGGAGAGCGCACTGGGTCAGTTGTGTCATGAGTTGTGTATGGTCTCTGCACCGCTGGTGCGGGGGGGCCGAAGGGTGTGGGatatggggaaactgaggcagggcagagctggggacggCAGGTGTGTGCCCACCCCATGGCAGCCCCAAGGAGGGGGGGGCAGGTGCTGCCCGTAGTCTGCGGGTGGTGGGGCACGGTCAGGACACGGGGACACCAGCAATGGCAGTGTCCTTCAGGGTCCTTCTGGGGACACGGAGGCtgtgctggggaaactgaggcacggggagCAGCAAGTCCCAGGGTGGGGGGGTCAGGCACCCAGGGGCGTGTGGGGACCCCACCCCTGCTCCATGTGTGTATGGGGACACGTGTGACCCTGTCCCTGCTCcatgtgtgcgtgtgtggggACACGCGTGTGACCTTGTCCCCACCCTGTGTGCGTGGGGGGTGTCCCCCAGTGATGCTCTGTGTGtcagggggacactggggacaagGCCAGCCGTGGGGCCACAGGACCCACAATGTCCCCCCCGGGTGTCCCCCTGCTTTGGGCTCCAGCGGCAGCAGGGCCATTGCATCCCCCAGTCCCTTCCCAGCATGCGGGGGGGTCACCTGTGGCCGTGGGATTTGGTGTCCCCTGCCCCTGGCTCCTTGGGGACgcgcctcctcctgcccccattCCCGGGCAGTGGAGGGTCCCAGCTTGGGGATCGGGTGTCCTTGAGCCCCGTGGCTGCAGCACATCCCCCCCATCCTGGGGACATCGGGGTCAAAGTGACCAGGTCTGGGCAGGACCTGGGGACACTTTTTCCCTCTCCCTGGCCTCAAAGTGTCATCACGGACACCCAAAAATAGCTGGGAGCTCGTGTTCAGCCTCCTCCCCCCGGCACCGCCTCCGAGCGGGACCCGGGGGGGAACACAGGCACCAGACCCCACGGGATGGGTGTCCCCCCACCCTGGCTGGAACACCCCACAGGAACCGGGTCCCCAGGGAAAGATGGATGATTTATTCCCCAGACAAATCCCCGGGGAGCCAGAGCCCCCACTCACACCCACCCCCATGGCCTGGGAGGGGACCTGCACATCAGTGTCCCGaacctgcacagccctggccccCACAcgcacccccagcctccccccgaGGCAACGGGACCCTGAGATGTGGGTGTTCACGTGTACAGGGGTCACCCACCCACAGGAGCACCCACGCACACGGACACCCACGCTGACAGAAACTCACCACGCACACTGGTGCCCGTGCGCACAGACAGCCACACGTGTGAACACGTGTGCACACGGCTGCCCATGCACATGGACACCCACCCCCATGGACACCCACGCTCAGGAGCACCCATGCACACGGACACCCACCCACAAAAACTCCCACACACGGGATCACTCACGCACACGGACGCCCATCACACGCATGGGTGCCCATGCACAGGAGCACCCATGCACACAGACAGCCACATGCGTGAACACACATGCACAGGCCTGCCCGTGCACATGGACACCCACACACACGGACACCCACCCACAGGAGCACCCACCTGCACGGACAGACACCCACCAGGCACATGGGTGCCCATGCACACCAGCACCCACACACGCACATGAACGTGTATGCACATGGCTGCCTGTGcatatgaatcacagaatcccagaatcatctcggttggaaaagcccttgaagctcctccagtccaaccatgaacctcaccctgaccattcccaactccaccagatccctcagcgctggctcaacccgactcttcaacccctccagggatggggactccccccctgccctgggcagcccattccaacgcccaacagccccttctgcaaagaaatccttcctaagagccagtctgaccctgccctggcgcagcttgaggccattccctctggtcctgccactggttccttggctcaagagactcctcccccctctctgcaccctcctttcagggagttgcagagggccatgaggtctcccctcagcctcctcttctccagactaaacccccccagttccctcagccgctccccatcagacctgtgctccagaccctgcaccagctccgttgcccttctctggacacgctcgagtcattcaatggcctttttggagtgaggggcccaaaactgaacccactcatcgaggggcggcctcaccagtgccgagcacaggggtcagatcccttccctgtccctgctggccacgctagtgctgatacaaaccaggatgccattggccttcttggccagctgggcacactgctggctcctgttcagccggctgaaCACCCACGCACAGGAGCACCCACGCACACAGACACCCACCCACAGAAGCTCTCATGAACATGGTCACCCATGCTGACAGAGACCCACCATGTACATGGGTGTCCGTGCACACCAGCACccacgcacacagacacacacgcacacgaACACGCACGCACACGGTTGCCCACCCACCCACCGACACCCACCCACGGGATCACCCCTGAGCACAGCCCCCCGCGCACTGACACCCACGTGTACAGCACCCACGCGCAGGGATGCCCGTACACGTGGGTGCTCCCCGCAGAGAGGCACCCATGCACGCAGACCCCCACGCACATGGGTGCTCACGTGCACACGATGCTCCGTCAAGGACGGGGCTGGTCTCCACACCAAGGGCCATGCAGCGGGTGGCCTGGCCCAAGAGCCTGGGGGTGGCCAGGGccaccctggggtgctgggggcgggTGCTGTTGGGCAGGGTGGCCCCTCATGTGGCCACCACCCGCTCTGTGGCCAGAGTGGACCGGGGCTTTGAGATTTATCTGCTGGTCCCACAGCGACAGCTATAGGTGACCATCCGGGATGGAGCAGGGTCCGGCACAACGGGCAACCGCTCTGGCCACCCCTGGCCCAGGCAACCAGCCCCTGGCCTGGGTGGGATCTGGGCAGCCCAAGTCTTTCCTGGCCTctcgcctcccccagcccctctgtgCCCTGGCAGAGGGTCCCTGTCCCACCCACCAGCCGAAGTTTTGGGCAGCACGGTCAGAGCCTGGGAAAGCCCGACTCCGTTTTGTGCACATCCCCAAAGCACCGCCGACCCGCCTGGCCCcatttgctgctgcttccccGCCCTGAGCTttccccagggacatggtggggGGGGGATCCCAGGGCtgcgggaggggagcaggcatGGGGACCCACGGGTGGCCCTGGCACAGGGGGCTGGGGATGCCCAAAACGGCACCACCCTGCTCACCCCCTCCGAAATCACCGGCACCCCCCTGTCCCCAGGAGCTGAGACCCCCGGGGCAGGGACCACCCTGGGGTGCTCCGCTCCTCAGTGGGACCCCTCAGCAaggtgctggctgctgggggggggcttTGCTtaagggctgggggggctgttgGTGTTGTGCAgtgcttcccccccgccccccccgctctTCTTGACAAAGGCTGTTGCCTAGGAAGAAAGGCCAGGAGACAGAGGTGGTACCCAAAACATCACAGTGAACACCACACTCAGCTAGAAACACCCGCGGGCTGCTCCTGCGACGAGGAGAAAGGCCCCCCCGGCGAACCCCTGTGCTCGGCTCTGCCAAATGCcccagaagaaaaaatattcctcCCCCCCGAGGAGGCAAAAAAATCTGCCCCTCGGGTCCTTGCCCAGGGCATGGGTGGGAATCACCCCTTCGTCACGGCAGGTCCCCGCCAGGCGATGCTCcccccatggcgggggggggatGACGCCCGACGGTCTCGCCGCAGTAGCACCGAGGAAAACCCAGCGGACTCTGGCTGTGCCAGGAAAGCTGGGCTGATGCTCCGCAGCCTCCTCTTTCCTCCGCTGGTCAGCAATGTCCCCCCCGGAGCAGGGTTAGGACGTGTCCTTCAgctcggggctggggggctgcggaGGGGGCACCTCCGCCGAGGGTGACTGCATCTCCTGGGCGCTGCCTGCGAGTAGAGACGAGGGTATGAGCAACCCCGGTTCCTGCTCGCCCCACGTTGTCCTCGACCTTCCCCACCACCTACCTGCGTTCAGGGACATCTCGGCCAGCTTGAGGGGCAGGTCAGAGGGGCTGACGCCGGCCGGCGAGCCCAGGATGTCGGGCAGGGCATTGCGCCGGCCTGTTCTCCCAGAGGATGCGAAGTCCAGCACGGGTTCCACCTCGGTCATGCTAACCCTGGAGAGACACAGTCCCCCCCTCACCGTCAGTCCCTCTGAGCATACAGGGCAAAGGGGACCCGGCTGTGGTCCAGGCAGGATGCTCTGGTTCAGGGCAGGCAGcagtccctgcctgcagctgccccgGCGAGCAGGGCTGAGCCCTCTACAACCCCCTCTGCCCATCCTgactgcaggctctccaggagcAAAGCCCACCCTGCCCACGGGACAGCCCCATCCCCA
Protein-coding regions in this window:
- the FABP3 gene encoding fatty acid-binding protein, heart; this encodes MVDAFVGTWKLVDTTNFDEYMKALGVGFATRQMAGLTKPTTIITVEGDKITVKTQSTFKNTEISFKLGEEFDETTADDRHVKSVVKLDGGKLVHVQKWEGKETSLVRELKDGKLILTLTMGNVVSTRTYEKAT